A window of Dehalococcoidia bacterium contains these coding sequences:
- a CDS encoding ABC transporter ATP-binding protein, which produces MTTAVHDAVPAATAPGEVLVATSGLTKTYGSLRALDGASLRVQPGCTALLGENGAGKSTLIKLLLGLNAASGGSARVLGFDPATHGPAVRARVGYFPEHDCLPNDWQAQDFVRQMGEVRGLPPRIAVQRASDVLAQVGLAEERYRPIGGFSTGMKQRVKLAQALVHDPQLVLLDEPTNGLDPLGRDQMLELVQRVVHEMGINVLISSHLLADVQQVSDAVILLDRGHVAAQGGLRELLADTDTLLIELIEENPAFVARLRAAGLRVDGGGRDLRVPLTGEAVFDTVRDAAADSGAGLARLKRGARSLEEVFLSGTGNGARTAAP; this is translated from the coding sequence ATGACGACAGCCGTGCATGACGCTGTGCCGGCCGCGACGGCGCCGGGCGAGGTGCTGGTCGCCACCAGCGGCCTGACCAAGACGTACGGCAGCCTGCGGGCGCTGGACGGCGCCAGTCTGCGCGTGCAGCCGGGTTGCACCGCCCTGCTGGGCGAGAACGGCGCCGGCAAGAGCACGCTGATCAAGCTGCTGCTCGGCCTCAACGCCGCCAGCGGCGGCAGCGCCCGCGTGCTCGGCTTCGACCCGGCCACGCACGGCCCGGCGGTGCGCGCCCGCGTCGGCTACTTCCCCGAGCACGACTGCCTGCCCAACGACTGGCAGGCGCAGGATTTTGTGCGGCAGATGGGCGAGGTGCGCGGCCTGCCGCCGCGCATCGCCGTGCAGCGGGCGAGCGACGTGCTGGCCCAGGTGGGGCTGGCGGAGGAGCGCTACCGCCCGATCGGCGGCTTCAGCACCGGCATGAAGCAACGGGTGAAGCTGGCGCAGGCGCTGGTGCACGATCCCCAGCTCGTGCTGCTGGACGAGCCGACCAACGGCCTCGACCCGCTGGGCCGCGACCAGATGCTGGAGCTGGTGCAGCGCGTCGTGCACGAGATGGGCATCAACGTGCTGATCTCCTCGCACCTGCTGGCCGACGTGCAGCAGGTGAGCGATGCCGTGATCCTGCTCGATCGCGGCCATGTGGCGGCGCAGGGCGGCCTGCGCGAGCTGCTCGCCGACACCGACACGCTGCTGATCGAGTTGATCGAGGAGAACCCGGCCTTCGTGGCGCGGCTGCGGGCGGCGGGGCTGCGCGTCGACGGCGGCGGCCGCGATCTGCGCGTGCCGCTGACCGGCGAGGCCGTGTTCGACACGGTGCGCGACGCCGCGGCCGACAGCGGCGCCGGCCTGGCGCGCCTGAAGCGCGGCGCCCGCTCGCTGGAGGAGGTCTTCCTTTCCGGCACGGGCAACGGCGCGAGGACCGCGGCGCCATGA
- a CDS encoding ABC transporter permease subunit — translation MTAREGAAGARIVDRGYQHYTGERRGIPSALRAIMIGTMKRSLGFKRPGSAKVFPFLLVAASFLPFIIVTGLRLLIGDNISRRVAADQLWPYWRYFNWLGLVVLLLAALAASEALCPDRRQRVLSLYYASPVPPLLYLLGQALAVALVLLLVAMLPPLLLWVANVGLAQNPGVYWQAHWDEGPRILASGVLLALLNAALGLAVSAFTERKGYAAGALIGGTIVISIVAGIASTVGGGAAKYALLIDPLLSGPNVARWFLGHSLDRNIAGPAWLAVELTTIAVCAALVVRVYRRLAF, via the coding sequence ATGACTGCACGGGAGGGCGCCGCCGGGGCGCGCATCGTCGATCGCGGCTATCAGCACTACACGGGTGAGCGGCGCGGCATCCCCTCGGCCCTGCGCGCGATCATGATCGGCACAATGAAGCGCAGCCTGGGCTTCAAGCGTCCCGGCTCGGCCAAGGTCTTTCCCTTCCTGCTGGTGGCGGCCTCGTTCCTGCCCTTCATCATCGTCACCGGCCTGCGGCTGCTGATCGGCGACAACATCTCGCGGCGCGTGGCGGCCGACCAGCTCTGGCCGTACTGGCGCTACTTCAACTGGCTCGGGCTGGTGGTACTGTTGCTGGCCGCGCTCGCCGCCTCGGAAGCGCTCTGCCCCGACCGGCGCCAGCGCGTGCTCTCGCTTTACTACGCCTCGCCCGTGCCGCCGCTGCTCTACCTGCTGGGGCAGGCGCTGGCCGTAGCGCTGGTCCTGCTGCTGGTGGCGATGCTGCCGCCGTTGCTGCTCTGGGTCGCCAACGTCGGCCTGGCGCAGAACCCCGGCGTCTACTGGCAGGCGCACTGGGACGAGGGGCCGCGCATCCTCGCGAGCGGGGTGCTGCTGGCGCTGCTCAACGCGGCGCTGGGCCTGGCTGTATCGGCCTTCACCGAGCGCAAGGGCTACGCGGCGGGGGCGTTGATCGGCGGCACGATCGTGATCTCGATTGTGGCCGGCATCGCCAGCACGGTGGGCGGCGGCGCCGCCAAATATGCGCTGCTGATCGACCCGCTGCTCTCCGGGCCGAACGTGGCGCGCTGGTTTTTGGGTCACTCGCTCGACCGCAACATCGCGGGGCCGGCCTGGCTCGCCGTCGAACTGACAACGATCGCCGTCTGCGCCGCGCTGGTCGTGCGCGTCTATCGCCGGCTCGCCTTCTGA
- a CDS encoding class I SAM-dependent methyltransferase has protein sequence MDAALYEQHQRLEDTHWWFLGRRHLVLRELRRHAGPDPGPILDVGCGTGGMLPHLQRIAPAVGLDSAEEAAQACRRRDVAFVHGWGPRLPFADGSFGTITALDVIEHVSDDTGMLRELHRVLRPGGLLLITVPAYQFLWSQHDEFNHHQRRYRRRTLQRAVRRAGFGIARLSYYNTLLFPAAVARKAMMRFQRGSGPVSHLEELPTPLNALLRGVMLREEPIVARWDLPFGASLICAARRPAAASAPVPRKIAATAGAA, from the coding sequence ATGGACGCGGCCCTCTATGAGCAGCATCAGCGCCTCGAGGATACGCACTGGTGGTTCCTCGGCCGGCGGCACCTGGTGCTGCGCGAGCTGCGGCGCCACGCCGGGCCGGACCCCGGCCCGATCCTCGACGTGGGCTGCGGCACGGGCGGCATGCTGCCGCACCTGCAGCGGATCGCGCCCGCCGTCGGGCTGGACAGCGCCGAGGAGGCCGCGCAGGCCTGCCGGCGCCGCGATGTCGCCTTCGTGCATGGCTGGGGGCCGCGGCTGCCCTTCGCCGACGGCAGCTTCGGCACGATCACCGCGCTCGACGTGATCGAGCACGTCTCCGATGACACGGGCATGCTGCGCGAGCTGCACCGCGTGCTGCGGCCCGGCGGCCTGCTGCTGATCACCGTGCCGGCCTATCAGTTCCTCTGGAGCCAGCACGACGAGTTCAACCACCATCAGCGGCGCTACCGCCGGCGCACTCTGCAACGCGCCGTGCGTCGGGCCGGCTTTGGCATCGCGCGCCTCAGCTACTACAACACCTTGCTGTTTCCCGCGGCCGTGGCCCGCAAAGCGATGATGCGCTTCCAGCGCGGCAGCGGGCCGGTGTCGCATTTGGAGGAGCTGCCCACGCCGCTGAACGCTCTGCTGCGGGGCGTGATGCTGCGCGAAGAGCCGATCGTCGCGCGCTGGGATCTGCCCTTCGGCGCCTCGCTGATCTGCGCCGCCCGCCGGCCCGCGGCCGCGTCGGCGCCCGTGCCCCGCAAGATCGCGGCCACGGCCGGCGCCGCCTGA